The following are from one region of the Sorghum bicolor cultivar BTx623 chromosome 2, Sorghum_bicolor_NCBIv3, whole genome shotgun sequence genome:
- the LOC8083894 gene encoding uncharacterized protein LOC8083894, producing MAPDACVLLQLLAAALVAMMAATAATQQAAPAPRGGLRPLPYNYLVLTQGMGGYKRNQQLTCPDPKTKQPGCMTKCDSRCPNQCIVVCPGCKTYCICDFYPGMSCGDPRFTGGDGNTFYFHGGKDQDFCIFTDAGLHINAHFIGRRDPAMSRDFTWIQALGIRFAHHRLYVGAHNKTARWSSDDVDRLDLAFDGERVAIPAHTGAAWRPPAAPALAVTRTAAANGVRVRLEGVLDVVANVVPVSEEDSRVHGYGVAEDDCLAHLDLGFRFLDLTDDVHGVLGQTYRYDYVSRLSVTSRIPVMGGAAEYLSSDIFATDCAVARFGDDDRRADTSMLTSARAY from the exons ATGGCTCCTGATGCGTGTGTGCTTCTGCAGCTGCTCGCTGCTGCTCTGGTGGCGATgatggcggcgacggcggccacCCAGCAAGCTGCTCCTGCGCCGCGCGGCGGCCTGCGCCCGCTGCCATACAACTACCTCGTGCTCACCCAAGGAATGGGAGGGTACAAGAGGAACCAGCAGCTGACGTGCCCGGACCCCAAGACGAAGCAGCCAGGGTGCATGACCAAGTGTGATTCCCGCTGCCCCAACCAGTGCATCGTCGTCTGCCCCGGCTGCAAGACCTACTGCA TCTGCGACTTCTACCCCGGCATGTCGTGCGGCGACCCGCGGTTCACGGGCGGCGACGGCAACACCTTCTACTTCCACGGCGGCAAGGACCAGGACTTCTGCATCTTCACCGACGCCGGCCTCCATATCAACGCGCACTTCATCGGGAGGCGCGACCCCGCCATGAGCCGCGACTTCACCTGGATCCAGGCGCTCGGCATCCGCTTCGCGCACCACCGCCTCTACGTGGGCGCCCACAATAAGACCGCCAGGTGGAGCAGCGACGACGTCGACCGCCTCGACCTGGCCTTCGACGGCGAGCGCGTCGCCATCCCGGCGCACACCGGCGCCGCGTGGCGGCCCCCCGCCGCGCCTGCGCTCGCCGTCACGAGGACGGCCGCGGCCAACGGCGTGCGGGTGCGCCTCGAGGGGGTGCTCGACGTCGTGGCCAACGTCGTGCCCGTCAGCGAGGAGGACTCTCGCGTGCACGGCTACGGCGTGGCGGAGGACGACTGCCTCGCGCACCTGGACCTGGGGTTCAGGTTCCTCGACCTCACCGACGACGTGCACGGCGTGCTCGGGCAGACGTACCGATACGACTACGTCAGCCGGCTTAGCGTCACCTCCAGGATTCCTGTCATGGGCGGCGCGGCAGAGTACCTCTCCTCGGATATCTTCGCCACCGACTGCGCCGTTGCAAGGTTCGGCGACGACGACCGCCGTGCCGACACCTCCATGCTCACCTCTGCCAGGGCCTATTAA